One window from the genome of Faecalibacterium sp. HTF-F encodes:
- a CDS encoding substrate-binding domain-containing protein has protein sequence MKQSKISRRSFLLGLGAVSAAAVLTACGGSSSASTATAASGSAASGSSVVYRTLDQIKESGTINIGVFSDKNPFGYVDENGEYQGYDVYFARRLGEDLGVEINFVSTEAANRIEYLQTGKVDVILANFTVTPERAEEVDFALPYMNVALGVISPDSNVITTLDNWSADDQMIVISGTTAETYLTKEYPDIPLQKYDSYATAKNALENGNGVAWANDNTEVIAFAKQNPGYTVGIPSLGSQDTIAPAVSQGNTTVLDWLNEEIKALGEENFFHKDYEETLVDTYGLDYEDELVVEGGETASSEAAASEAASEVASSAAAQ, from the coding sequence ATGAAACAGTCTAAAATTTCTCGTCGTTCCTTCCTGCTGGGTCTGGGCGCAGTGTCCGCTGCTGCCGTTCTGACCGCATGCGGCGGCTCTTCTTCTGCTTCCACCGCAACTGCAGCATCTGGCAGCGCAGCATCCGGCAGCAGCGTGGTCTACCGCACGCTGGATCAGATCAAGGAGTCCGGCACCATCAATATCGGTGTATTCTCCGACAAGAACCCGTTCGGCTACGTGGATGAGAACGGCGAGTATCAGGGCTATGATGTCTACTTTGCCCGCCGTCTGGGCGAGGATCTGGGCGTAGAGATCAACTTTGTTTCTACCGAGGCTGCCAACCGCATCGAGTATCTGCAGACCGGCAAGGTGGATGTGATCCTGGCAAACTTCACCGTGACCCCCGAGCGCGCAGAGGAAGTGGACTTCGCTCTGCCTTACATGAACGTTGCACTGGGCGTTATTTCTCCGGACAGCAATGTTATCACCACTCTGGACAACTGGAGCGCTGACGACCAGATGATCGTCATTTCCGGCACCACTGCCGAGACCTACCTGACCAAGGAGTACCCCGACATTCCGCTGCAGAAGTACGATTCCTATGCAACGGCCAAGAATGCACTGGAGAACGGCAACGGCGTGGCATGGGCCAACGACAACACCGAGGTCATTGCATTTGCAAAGCAGAACCCCGGTTACACGGTCGGCATTCCCTCTCTGGGCAGTCAGGACACCATTGCTCCCGCTGTGAGCCAGGGCAACACCACCGTTCTGGATTGGCTGAACGAGGAGATCAAGGCTCTGGGCGAAGAGAACTTCTTCCACAAGGACTATGAGGAGACTCTGGTGGATACCTACGGCCTTGACTATGAGGACGAGCTGGTCGTTGAGGGCGGCGAGACCGCTTCCAGCGAGGCAGCAGCTTCTGAGGCCGCTTCCGAAGTGGCTTCCAGCGCAGCCGCACAGTAA